A section of the Macaca thibetana thibetana isolate TM-01 chromosome 10, ASM2454274v1, whole genome shotgun sequence genome encodes:
- the RTN4R gene encoding reticulon-4 receptor: MKRASAGGSRLLAWVLWLQAWRVAAPCPGACVCYNEPKVTTSCPQQGLQAVPAGIPASSQRIFLHGNRISHVPAASFRACRNLTILWLHSNVLARIDAAAFAGLALLEQLDLSDNAQLRSVDPATFHGLGRLHTLHLDRCGLQELGPGLFRGLAALQYLYLQDNALQALPDDTFRDLGNLTHLFLHGNRISSVPERAFRGLHSLDRLLLHQNRVAHVHPHAFRDLGRLMTLYLFANNLSALPAEALAPLRALQYLRLNDNPWVCDCRARPLWAWLQKFRGSSSEVPCSLPQRLAGRDLKRLAANDLQGCAVATGPYHPIWTGRATDEELLGLPKCCQPDAADKASVLEPGRPASAGNALKGRVPPGDSPPGNGSGPRHINDSPFGTLPGSAEPPLTAVRPEGSEPPGFPTSGPRRRPGCSRKNRTRSHCRLGQAGSGGGGTGDSEGSGALPSLACSLAPLGLALVLWTVLGPC; this comes from the coding sequence GGAGCCGGCTGCTGGCATGGGTGCTGTGGCTGCAGGCCTGGCGGGTGGCAGCCCCGTGCCCAGGCGCCTGTGTATGCTACAATGAGCCCAAGGTGACAACAAGCTGCCCCCAGCAGGGCCTTCAGGCTGTGCCCGCGGGCATACCTGCCTCCAGCCAGCGCATCTTCCTGCACGGCAACCGCATCTCACATGTGCCAGCTGCCAGCTTCCGCGCCTGCCGCAACCTCACCATCCTGTGGCTGCACTCAAATGTGCTGGCCCGAATTGACGCGGCCGCCTTCGCTGGCCTGGCCCTCCTGGAGCAGCTGGACCTCAGTGACAATGCACAGCTCCGGTCTGTGGACCCTGCCACCTTCCACGGCCTGGGCCGCCTGCACACGCTGCACCTGGACCGCTGCGGCCTGCAGGAGCTGGGTCCAGGCCTGTTCCGCGGCCTGGCTGCCCTGCAGTACCTCTACCTGCAGGACAACGCACTGCAGGCGCTGCCTGATGACACCTTCCGCGACCTGGGCAACCTCACACACCTCTTCCTGCACGGCAACCGCATCTCCAGCGTGCCCGAGCGCGCCTTCCGCGGCCTGCACAGCCTCGACCGTCTCCTGCTGCACCAGAACCGCGTGGCCCACGTGCATCCACACGCCTTTCGTGACCTTGGCCGCCTCATGACACTCTATCTGTTTGCCAACAATCTATCAGCGCTGCCCGCCGAGGCCCTGGCACCCCTGCGTGCCCTGCAGTACCTGAGGCTCAACGACAACCCCTGGGTGTGTGACTGCCGGGCACGCCCGCTCTGGGCCTGGCTGCAGAAGTTCCGCGGCTCCTCCTCCGAGGTGCCCTGCAGCCTCCCTCAACGCCTGGCTGGTCGTGACCTGAAACGCCTAGCTGCCAATGACCTGCAGGGCTGCGCTGTGGCCACCGGCCCTTACCATCCCATCTGGACTGGCAGGGCCACCGACGAGGAGCTGCTGGGGCTTCCCAAGTGCTGCCAGCCAGACGCCGCTGACAAGGCCTCGGTACTAGAGCCTGGGAGACCGGCTTCAGCAGGCAATGCGCTGAAGGGACGCGTGCCGCCTGGTGACAGCCCCCCAGGCAACGGCTCTGGCCCACGGCACATCAATGACTCCCCCTTTGGGACTCTGCCTGGCTCTGCTGAGCCCCCGCTCACCGCAGTGCGGCCCGAGGGCTCTGAGCCACCAGGGTTCCCCACCTCAGGCCCTCGCCGGAGGCCAGGCTGTTCCCGAAAGAACCGCACCCGCAGCCACTGCCGTCTGGGCCAGGCAGGCAGCGGGGGTGGCGGGACTGGTGACTCAGAGGGCTCAGGTGCCCTGCCCAGCCTCGCCTGCAGCCTCGCCCCCCTGGGCCTGGCACTGGTGCTCTGGACAGTGCTGGGGCCCTGCTGA